Sequence from the Nitrosospira multiformis genome:
ATCAGTTGACCACCATGCATGGACTGGTGATGGTGTTCGGCGCCATCATGCCGGCGTTCGTGGGCTTTGCCAACTGGCAGATACCGATGATGATCGGTGCGCCGGATATGGCTTTTGCGCGCATGAACAACTGGAGCTTCTGGCTGCTGCCGCCGGCGGCACTGTTGCTGATTACCTCGTTTTTCGCGCCCGGCGGCGCGGCGGCGGGCGGGTGGACATTTTATCCGCCCCTATCGGTACAAATGGGCGTAGGCATGGACATGATGATTTTTGCTGTCCACATCCTTGGCGCTTCCTCCATCATGGGGTCGATCAATATCATCACCACCATTCTTAATATGCGCGCGCCGGGCATGACGCTGATGAAGATGCCAATGTTCGTCTGGACCTGGCTGATCACGGCGTATCTGCTGGTCCTGGTGATGCCGGTGCTGGCGGGAGTGGTCACCATGCTGTTGACCGACCGTCACTTTGGCACCAATTTCTTTAATGCGGCGGGCGGCGGCGATCCGGTGATGTTCCAGCATATTTTCTGGTTCTTCGGGCACCCGGAAGTCTACATCATGATTTTGCCCTCATTCGGCATCGTCTCGGAGATCATCCCCGTGTTTGCGCGCAAACCGTTGTTCGGCTATTCCTCGATGGTTTACGCGACCGCCTCGATTGCCATCCTGTCCTGCATCGTCTGGGCGCATCACATGTTCACCGCCGGCATGCCGGTAACCGGGCAGCTGTTTTTTATGTATGGCACGATGCTGATCGCGGTACCGACCGGCGTGAAGGTATTCAACTGGACCGCCACCATGTGGCGTGGATCCATGACCTTCGAGACGCCCATGCTGTTTTCTATCGGTTTTATTTTCCTTTTTGTCATCGGTGGCTTCAGCGGCGTGGTCTGCGCAATCGTGCCGATAGATGTCCAGGTACAGGATACCTACTATGTGATTGCGCACTTCCACTATGTGCTGGTATCGGGCTCGCTCTTCGCCATCTTTGCCGGGACTTACTACTGGCTGCCGAAGTGGACCGGGCACATGTACGATGAGACGCTGGGCAAGTGGCATTTCTGGCTGTCGATGTTCTTTTTCAACCTTACCTTCTTTGTGCAGCACTTCCTGGGACTGGCGGGCATGCCGCGCCGTGTTCCCGACTATGCGCTGCAGTTCGCCGATTTCAACATGATTTCCAGCATCGGCGCCTTCGGCTTCGGCACCACCCAATTGCTGTTCCTCTACGTGATATTGAAGTGCATCCGTGGCGGAGAAAAGGCGCCTGAAAAACCCTGGGAAGGCGCAAAGACGCTGGAGTGGACGCTGCCATCGCCGGCGCCCTACCACAGTTTCGAGATACCCCCATTGGTGAAGTAGCACTAGAAACAAGAGCGCGATATGTCAAAAAACATGGATATGTCAGAAAACGTGGATATGACTAACGACGTGGAGATGGAGAAAAGGTATGCGGCAATCAGAACAGCGTTGTTTTTGCTGGCTTTCTCTCTGGCCCTGCCGGTGACGCATTATTTGTGGCAGGCATGCTGTTCTTGATTGAACCTAAATCCGGCAGTTGACCGCTTATTTTTCAGTCTAGAATTATGATTCGTAAAGAATTTTTGTATTATTTGACTCTCACCTTTTCGGTGAGTCCGCTACGGGGCGGATTGCACAGTTTTTGCGGCACATGGCTGCGTTGCAACTTCTTGGAATGGAACGACCATTCCGCGTCGTCGCGCCTTGCCATGTACCCCAAAAACCATACACTCCGCCCCGTCCAACTACCGGATTTAGGTTGAATTTTGGCAGTTAATCAAATTTTAAGCGGGAGAAAGAAGTGAGCCAAGAAGCAGGTCACGGTCATTATTACGTTCCGGCCCCATCGACCTACCCGATGACGGGGGCAATAGCGCTGTTATTCATGGGTTTTGGTGCCGCCTTTTCAATCAATAGAGTTCCGATTGGCTATGGGCTGCTGGCAATTGGCTTTGCCATTCTCTTCTACATGTGCTTTGTCTGGTTCCGCACGGTGGCGCGAGAGAGCGAGAGCGGTAAATTCAGTGCGCAGGTGGGCCAGTCTTTTCGCTGGGGAATGACTTGGTTCATTTTTTCCGAAGTAATGTTTTTTGCCGCCTTCTTCGGAGCACTGTATTACATGCGGATCTATTCGGTTCCCTGGCTTTCTGATTTGGAGCACAAGATGCTGTGGCCGGATTTCACGGGCGACTGGCCCACGGCAGGCCCCGGGATCAGCGAGAAGTTCATGCCCATGGGGCCGTGGGGTCTCCCTGCCATCAACACCCTGATACTGCTGACATCGGGGGTGACGGTTACCTGGGCGCATTGGGCACTCAAGTTGAACAAGCGCGGACAGCTGAAGCTGGGTTTGTTCCTGACTTTTGCGCTGGGATTCCTGTTTGTCGGCCTGCAGGCATATGAATATGGTCATGCCTACTCCGATCTCAACCTCAAGCTGACCACCGGCGCCTACGGCGCGTCGTTTTACATGCTGACCGGTTTTCACGGCTTCCATGTGACACTGGGTTCCATCATGCTGCTGGTGATATGGTTTCGGGTCATGGCGGGCCACTTCACGCCCGAGAATCATTTTGGCTTTGAAGGGGTCGCCTGGTACTGGCACTTTGTGGATGTGGTCTGGCTGGGGCTGTTTATCTTCGTCTATTGGCTGGTATAGGCGTGACGAAATGGGATGCCGGAATTTTATGTCTGGAATTTGTTCTAATGACTGTTACAGTGCTTGCGCGATAATTCCGCAATGATTCTGTCCCGTACAACCCAGTATGCTATTCAGGCACTTATCTACATGGCCACGCAGCCACCCGGCGTAGCAGTATTGAATCGTACCATCGCCGAACGCCTGAACTCGCCGCCCACCTATCTTGCCAAGATTTTGCAGGAATTGTGCCGCGGTAATTTGCTATATTCTTTTCGCGGCAAGCAAGGCGGTTTTTGCTTGCGGGAAAATAGCGATAAAATCAATCTGATGCAAATTGTCAGGCTGACCGAGGGTTTGGAGTTCACCGAAGGCTGCGTGCTGGGACTCAAGGTGTGCAGTGATAAAACCGCCTGCCCGATGCATACGAAATGGTGGCCGATCAAGCAGGAAATCGTAAAGCTGCTGCAAAACCAGACGCTGGAAATGCTTGCCGCGATGGTGGCAAGCGGTAAGTATCAACTGACGGATTTTCCCGGGGCGGTTCTGGGAGATCTCAAGCTACCCGCATAGGTTGTAAGTTTATTGCCAACAGGTCCCGATATGCCAGAGCGCGCGCTAAAAGTACTACCTGTCACCCCAGAACCGGCGGGGGTGCCGATCGATTGCAGGAATTGTGGAGCTTATCAGCTATGCATGTCCCTATGGCTGAAAACCGGTGATTCATCGTTACTTGAGCGTGTCGTCAAAAAGAAGCAGGTGTTTAAGCGCGGCGAAGTCCTGTATCGCATGGGACAATCTCTCGAATATATCTATGTCATTCGAGGCGGGTCGGTAAAAACCTGCATCAATACTGAAGACGGGCAGGTTCAAGTGATGGGTTTTCACATAGCGGGTGAATTGCTGGGCCTTAACGCTATTGGGAACCGGCAGCACAACTGCGAGGCCCGAGCAACGGGAGTCACTTCCGTCTGCGAAGTTTCGGTCGATCGTTTCGAGGAATTGGCCAGGGAAGATCCTGCCATTCAGTACGAAATTTTCAAGATCATGAGCGCGGAGATCCGGCACGGCCAGGAATTGCTGCTGCTGCTTGGGAAACACAACGCCGATGAGCGGCTTGCTGCTTTTTTGCTCGACCTGTCGCGGCAATTCGCGCAGCGCCATTGTTCAGCTACTGAATTTAACCTGAGCATGTCCCGCAGTGATATTGGTGATTACTTGGGAATCGCGGAGGAAACCGTATGCCGCATATTTGCACGGTTTCAGGATGAAGGGCTCGTTAGCAGCGAGTGCCGGCATATTAAGCTAAACGATGTGGAGCGTTTGCGGCAGATCGCTTGTCATAGGCCTTTCAGGGATTTGTGAAACGCCATGGGTTCTGATCACAAGGAATAACGCTGTTGGAGATTAGCTGTTTCCAGTTAAAGGCCACCCAGGTGATTTTTATCAGTGTTCATTGACGTAGTGCGGAATGCACTGTGATTCCGGGAACAAGAGTCTGATTATTCCTAACCCTTAATTCGAATGTCTCATAAATTGACGCGCGCCCTTGCTGATTTTTTGTTTTTTATGGAAATCTTGTTCAGTCGGGCGTATGAATAACTACGCCGCTTTTTCATGGAGTCTCTCTACGAAACAAAATCCTGCGTAATCATCACGCGAATTTATGAAACATCAGGGCTAATATGTATCGTTCAGAGAAATTTAGGGCAGGGAAAGTTGCAAATTACTGCTATTCTGCGTAGGGGTTTTCTTCGTTTGTTTTTCCCCATGAGGTCTTTCATAGTCCTGTGATGAAGAATTTTATATTACCCATTGTTTTTTAATTTAAAGGAAAGTTCGTGAAAAAATTGCTTATTACCCTTGTCACAATGTTGGCGTTTACCGGTGCTGCTCACGCAGTCGTTAATATCAATACCGCTACTCAGGCCGAGCTTCAGACTCTTCCGGGCATCTCTTCCGCCAGAGCCAAGGCGATCATTGAATATCGCACAAAAGCGGGTGCGTTCAGGGCGACGGACGATTTGATAAAGGTGGATGACACAATCGATATGCGAGACCTACGCAAGGATGTTACGATCACCGGCCCCACCCTGATTCGACCAGTAGCCAAGTAAGAGAAAAAGCGCACGGATTGCCTGGAGCTATTAACAGAGCTCCGAATGGGTACTCCGTGCTGTGATCCTTTTGGAAATTACTTTTGCGGGTCCGCCCGGTCAGGTTTTTGTTGCACTCTTATCGAGACGATCAGCCATTCGCACTCTCGATTCCCTAGCCCCATCGCCTATAGCATCTCATTTTATGCTTTGACACATGGATGTAACCACCAGCGAATATCATATGCTTTCCTGACTACGCTGTGGAGCAGAACAAAAAAAGATGAACCGCATAACTATCTTGTCGATATGCCTTCGCTTTCAGTTATTTTCCATTGAATCAACCGCAAATTAGTTCGTCCCTAGATGATATGGGCGAACTTCTCGGCTACCTGCTATAATTCCGCCCTTTTGTCGTTTCAACCAAGGATTTCCGCATGTCAAGATCCATTCGCAATATCGCTATTATCGCCCACGTCGATCACGGCAAGACCACACTGGTGGATAAGCTGTTGCATCAGGCGGGTTCTTTCGCCGCGCACCAGCACATTGCCGAGCGGGTGATGGATTCCAGCGATATCGAGCGCGAGCGCGGCATTACCATACTTGCCAAGAACTGTGCGGTGGACTACGAAGGCGTGCATATCAATATCGTGGATACGCCCGGCCATGCCGACTTCGGCGGCGAGGTGGAGCGCGTGCTATCGATGGTGGATGGTGTATTGCTGCTGGTGGACGCGGTCGAGGGTCCCATGCCGCAAACTCGTTTTGTCACCAAAAAAGCGCTGGCGCTCGGATTACACCCGATTGTAGTGGTCAACAAGATCGATCGTCCCGGCGCACGTCCGGACTGGGTGGTGAATCACACCTTCGATTTGTTCGACAAGCTGGGGGCGAATGAAAAGCAACTGGATTTCCCGGTGGTCTATGCTTCAGCACTCAATGGCTACGCCATGATGGATTTGAAACAGGCCAGTGCCGATATGCGTCCGCTGTTTGACACCATACTCAGGCACGTCCCGGCACCCGTCGGCAATCCGGATGAGCCGCTGCAGCTGCAGATCAGCGCGCTGGATTATTCCAGTTTCGTCGGGCGCATCGGTATTGGTCGCATCAGCCGCGGCCGGCTCAAGCCTGGTCAAGATGTGATGGTGCTGGCAGGAAGTAGTGTGCCGAAGAAAGCCAGGGTTAACCAGGTATTGGGTTTTCGCGGCATCGAGCGCGTGCAGATGGATGAGGCGCTGGCGGGTGACATTGTTCTGATCAATGGTGTCGAGGAATTGGGTATTGGTACGACTTTGGCTGACATCGATCAGCCTGAGGCCTTGCCGATGTCTACGGTGGATGAGCCTACACTGACAATGAATTTTCAGGTGAATACATCACCTTTTGCCGGTAAGGAAGGTAAATTTGTCACCAGCCGGCAATTGCGCGAGCGTCTTGAAAAAGAATTGCTGACCAATGTTGCGATGAAGCTGGAGGATACGGGTGATACCGATTCGTTTCTGGTTTCCGGCCGGGGTGAATTGCACCTTACCATTTTGCTCGAAAGCATGCGGCGCGAAGGCTATGAGCTGGCGGTGTCGCGTCCGCATGTGGTGATCCGCGAAATTGATGGCGTCAAATGTGAGCCGTTCGAAATGCTTACCGTGGACGTGGAAGAGACGAATCAAGGCGCAGTTATGGAGGCGCTGGGCGCGCGCCGTGGCGATTTGCAGGATATGGTGTCGGATGAACGCGGACGAGTGCGACTGGATTACCGTATTCCCGCACGCGGCCTGATTGGCTTTCAATCCGACTTCATGACCATGACGCGCGGCACAGGGCTTATGAGCCACGTATTCGATGAATATGCACCCATGCGGCCGGAAATCGCCGCACGCCGTAACGGTGTACTGATTTCCGCGGAGCAGGGCGAGGCTGTAGCCTATGCATTGTGGAAATTGCAAGAGCGTGGGCGCATGTTCGTCAGCCCCGGCGATCGTCTGTATGAAGGCATGGTAATTGGCATTCACACCCGCGATAATGATCTGGTCGTCAATCCCATCAAGGGGAAGCAACTCACTAATGTACGTGCTTCGGGAACCGATGAAGCCGTGACCCTGACCCCGCCGATTCAACTCACCCTGGAATCGGCGATCGAATTCATCGCCGATGATGAACTGGTGGAGATTACGCCAAAGACCATCCGTGTCCGCAAGCGTTTCCTGCAGGAACACGAGCGCAAGAAGGCCTCGCGGGCCGCGGCCTAATCCCACTAAGCAGACAGGTTCCTGAGAGGGATGGATTAGTTCGTTAGTACCGGAATCTGCCATTTATATCCACGGGTGACCACCCATATGACCGTGGTGCGGCTATACTTTCTTCCGCCGATCGAACGGATCGAATGGACGAAAGCGTCTCTCGATGATTGAAAGAACACTCTGGTATGTCGCTGACCCCATGTGCTCATGGTGCTGGGGCTTCTCGCCGGTGATCGAGGCAATTCGTCGCGAGTATGGAGCCCGCCTGAAAATGGAATTGTTGCTTGGGGGCTTGCGGCCGGGCACAAAAGACGCGATGCCTTCCACGCAACGCGAGGAAATACTTCACCATTGGCGAGCGGTGCATCGCATGACAGGACAGCCATTCCGATTCGAAGGCGCAATGCCAGCAGGATTCATCTACGATACCGAGCCAGCCAGCCGCGGTGTAGTCGCGGCGTCCATCATCAATTCTGACGCGATTTTTCCATTTTCCAAGGCGGTACAATCCGCTTTTTACGTTGAACAGCGGGATGTAACCACTGCTGTTGTGCTGACGCGGTTAGCCTCAGACGCAGGATTGGACGCGCGGCAATTTTCGCAAGTATTCGAATCGGATACCGCAAAGAGCCAAACCCTTGGTCATTTTCAGAAAGCACGTCAATGGGGCGTGCACGGTTTCCCTGCCGTGATAATGCAGGATGCAACGGGCTACAGCGTCCTCACCGCCGGCTACCGTCCGTTTGAAGAACTGCGCCTGAAGCTCGACGAATGGCTGAAGGGATAGCATTACTATTTTCGATCGACACTGATGAATACCGATCATCAAGACTTATTGTCTGTGATGTTGCCATATTTTTTTGCTAATACCGTGTTAATCACAAAATTGATGTAAACATTCGGCTTGGTGACGACGTTATAGCTTTAATACCGGCTGCTGCAGAGTCAATTTAATGGGGGCAGTTAAGACACTCAAAGCAGACATCAATACGTTTTTCCAATCCATAATCATACAATCATGCTTAAAGCTTTCTTAAATCTTGTTCCGGCTATTGCGCTGTCGCTATCTTTCATCTCCATGCCTGTTTCTGCTGAGAAGCCTATGGGGGTGGGGAACCAAAAGGCAGGGAAGCAGAAGCAGCATAAAGGTAATAAACACGGCAAAAATTATCAAAATTATCGAGGTGGTAATCAATCTCATGGCAACGGACATACACTTCAGCATTTTGATGATCGTCAACGCACTATCCTTTCTGATTATTTTGGACCCCGGTTCCGGAGTGGACGCTGCCCGCCGGGTCTGGCCAAGAAGTACAACGGTTGCATGCCGCCAGGACAGGCAAAAAAATGGAGAATGGGTTATCCACTGCCTCGGGACGTGATCTTTTATGATTTGCCGCCGCACTTGATTGGACAACTGGGGTATCCCGGCCCCGGATACCGTTATGTACGTGTTGCGGCGGATATTCTTCTGATTGCTGCTGGAACGGGTATGGTTCTCGCTGCAGTTGAGGATTTGAACGCGATGTGAACCACCATGCGGATTGCTGAAAGCGGGTGATTTAATGAGTAAACAGATCCGTCATGTCTGCTGGCGTTGATAGTGTACTTGCCTCTGGCATATTGACGCGAAAAGCCAGGACAGATACGGACTTTGCCATCTCGTAAACGTAATCATTGCCAGCGCGTCACCGC
This genomic interval carries:
- a CDS encoding DsbA family protein — protein: MIERTLWYVADPMCSWCWGFSPVIEAIRREYGARLKMELLLGGLRPGTKDAMPSTQREEILHHWRAVHRMTGQPFRFEGAMPAGFIYDTEPASRGVVAASIINSDAIFPFSKAVQSAFYVEQRDVTTAVVLTRLASDAGLDARQFSQVFESDTAKSQTLGHFQKARQWGVHGFPAVIMQDATGYSVLTAGYRPFEELRLKLDEWLKG
- a CDS encoding ComEA family DNA-binding protein; the protein is MKKLLITLVTMLAFTGAAHAVVNINTATQAELQTLPGISSARAKAIIEYRTKAGAFRATDDLIKVDDTIDMRDLRKDVTITGPTLIRPVAK
- a CDS encoding RrF2 family transcriptional regulator translates to MILSRTTQYAIQALIYMATQPPGVAVLNRTIAERLNSPPTYLAKILQELCRGNLLYSFRGKQGGFCLRENSDKINLMQIVRLTEGLEFTEGCVLGLKVCSDKTACPMHTKWWPIKQEIVKLLQNQTLEMLAAMVASGKYQLTDFPGAVLGDLKLPA
- the typA gene encoding translational GTPase TypA, yielding MSRSIRNIAIIAHVDHGKTTLVDKLLHQAGSFAAHQHIAERVMDSSDIERERGITILAKNCAVDYEGVHINIVDTPGHADFGGEVERVLSMVDGVLLLVDAVEGPMPQTRFVTKKALALGLHPIVVVNKIDRPGARPDWVVNHTFDLFDKLGANEKQLDFPVVYASALNGYAMMDLKQASADMRPLFDTILRHVPAPVGNPDEPLQLQISALDYSSFVGRIGIGRISRGRLKPGQDVMVLAGSSVPKKARVNQVLGFRGIERVQMDEALAGDIVLINGVEELGIGTTLADIDQPEALPMSTVDEPTLTMNFQVNTSPFAGKEGKFVTSRQLRERLEKELLTNVAMKLEDTGDTDSFLVSGRGELHLTILLESMRREGYELAVSRPHVVIREIDGVKCEPFEMLTVDVEETNQGAVMEALGARRGDLQDMVSDERGRVRLDYRIPARGLIGFQSDFMTMTRGTGLMSHVFDEYAPMRPEIAARRNGVLISAEQGEAVAYALWKLQERGRMFVSPGDRLYEGMVIGIHTRDNDLVVNPIKGKQLTNVRASGTDEAVTLTPPIQLTLESAIEFIADDELVEITPKTIRVRKRFLQEHERKKASRAAA
- a CDS encoding helix-turn-helix domain-containing protein, producing MSLWLKTGDSSLLERVVKKKQVFKRGEVLYRMGQSLEYIYVIRGGSVKTCINTEDGQVQVMGFHIAGELLGLNAIGNRQHNCEARATGVTSVCEVSVDRFEELAREDPAIQYEIFKIMSAEIRHGQELLLLLGKHNADERLAAFLLDLSRQFAQRHCSATEFNLSMSRSDIGDYLGIAEETVCRIFARFQDEGLVSSECRHIKLNDVERLRQIACHRPFRDL
- a CDS encoding cytochrome c oxidase subunit 3; protein product: MSQEAGHGHYYVPAPSTYPMTGAIALLFMGFGAAFSINRVPIGYGLLAIGFAILFYMCFVWFRTVARESESGKFSAQVGQSFRWGMTWFIFSEVMFFAAFFGALYYMRIYSVPWLSDLEHKMLWPDFTGDWPTAGPGISEKFMPMGPWGLPAINTLILLTSGVTVTWAHWALKLNKRGQLKLGLFLTFALGFLFVGLQAYEYGHAYSDLNLKLTTGAYGASFYMLTGFHGFHVTLGSIMLLVIWFRVMAGHFTPENHFGFEGVAWYWHFVDVVWLGLFIFVYWLV
- the ctaD gene encoding cytochrome c oxidase subunit I, which gives rise to MAAVHDDIAHAHDHHPTGLMRWLTTTNHKDIGTMYLWFSFVMFLTGGVMALTIRAELFMPGLQIVQPEFFNQLTTMHGLVMVFGAIMPAFVGFANWQIPMMIGAPDMAFARMNNWSFWLLPPAALLLITSFFAPGGAAAGGWTFYPPLSVQMGVGMDMMIFAVHILGASSIMGSINIITTILNMRAPGMTLMKMPMFVWTWLITAYLLVLVMPVLAGVVTMLLTDRHFGTNFFNAAGGGDPVMFQHIFWFFGHPEVYIMILPSFGIVSEIIPVFARKPLFGYSSMVYATASIAILSCIVWAHHMFTAGMPVTGQLFFMYGTMLIAVPTGVKVFNWTATMWRGSMTFETPMLFSIGFIFLFVIGGFSGVVCAIVPIDVQVQDTYYVIAHFHYVLVSGSLFAIFAGTYYWLPKWTGHMYDETLGKWHFWLSMFFFNLTFFVQHFLGLAGMPRRVPDYALQFADFNMISSIGAFGFGTTQLLFLYVILKCIRGGEKAPEKPWEGAKTLEWTLPSPAPYHSFEIPPLVK